In the Silurus meridionalis isolate SWU-2019-XX chromosome 6, ASM1480568v1, whole genome shotgun sequence genome, one interval contains:
- the myripa gene encoding rab effector MyRIP isoform X4 yields MLYRRHVGDQSSQAEFTEGSIYSESTDDSVYESDSTFYKHIEERSMAESISVALRVAKEAIDEAIAKAEKQTGNQEKLKEASYLRDNKGELIEELTTMIVQTIICRKRDLSEMHTECNLETPDPNSNMCQSAFSLLTNEILAQHDNAEQSSMLCTHGLKRDESPAVANWNQNKDWMENSCASSMLQSPDGNWFALQSTQTARLSLPTKRENLMFSGLEKESGVISAYDEMAYDTESDSDVAWEAARVEIHNRLSSSNLLNDHNATSSCLPIQLPTNNSVNQPQSDSDQTSPVAQIYKPFFPLLKRKVSLEDRHLSSCQCHCAMGITANPEAGESSEDGLEDYRVKRTRRRRKNKRVVTEGKVLKVCSGEMQSLSEPRDYGRKLLNYLLKCQRQSISEMPSDETLNADTPDSVTPDISKSGDLTPDAFTTDVEGRNTGHHVLNAASDQHLKSKLRELASQVSNRVEEPADDRHEGRENGKNNRIREAMCNMEIDVDQEEIKGCEDEIADNRLPDVEDNEIKNKTLSDLENLSTNMNDNLHNEVLQKTLEKHTSVELNSTNITDSEEKINNSEDKENDMTERLQVERNVEQGLKDGSENRGRDYSESETIKKQHSVKNEAHIETEAQSLLEIDSQRETPVESCEEGENTESQESRKLKKDGEHAAEIEKDSVEIVESIKRINTEKQRLTYTQDNDFVEAGDDLAYEIMIKNVDKGLNIMEEETKEHMCSTAYNICDCTEELTKEKIVETQYEQNQMTSDNVTGFCNERMNRDEETQVSDMENQSRESLVEKSDEHSCVAEADPCNDHTLKDVLGCTPSSQEEFLTPEEICKDVRLEKDLQCVFTLLQQKYSAASLRSITTEVLKVLNATEDLIQGAMGLSPSESCDRPVLPPLQSKRIDEQLCRLEENVYVAASAVFGLEAELGDLEMCARSISGETTEEELSQLEEQVASAAAQVQQSELQVSDIAARIAALKNAGLNVAPQTRFAKPQTIDSSRQHRRRLPAPPVQGNSRSIKLFHG; encoded by the exons ATGCTCTACAGGAGGCACGTTGGAGACCAGAGCAGCCAGGCTGAATTTACAG AAGGAAGTATATATTCTGAAAGCACAGATGACAGTGTTTATGAGAGTGACTCCACATTCTACAAGCATATTGAAG AGCGGAGCATGGCAGAGAGTATCAGTGTGGCACTGCGTGTGGCAAAAGAGGCTATAGATGAGGCTATTGCCAAGGCAGAGAAACAAACAGGCAATCAG gagaagctgaaagaggCTTCTTACTTACGGGACAACAAAGGGGAGCTGATTGAAGAGCTCACCACCATGATTGTTCAGACA ATTATCTGCAGGAAGAGAGATCTATCCGAAATGCATACAGAGTGTAATTTGGAGACACCTGATCCGAACAGTAAT ATGTGCCAATCAGCCTTCTCACTTCTCACTAATGAAATACTggcccagcatgacaatgctgaGCAGAGTTCCATGCTGTGCACACACGGGCTGAAAAGGGATGAAAGTCCTGCTGTTGCTAACTGGAATCAGAATAAAGACTGGATGGAAAACTCCT GTGCATCATCTATGCTACAAAGTCCAGATGGGAACTGGTTTGCTCTGCAGAGTACCCAAACAGCTCGGCTAAGCCTGCCGACCAAGCGAGAGAACCTGATGTTTAGCGGCCTGGAGAAGGAATCTGGTGTGATCTCAGCCTATGACGAAATGGCCTATGATACTGAGTCAGACTCTGACGTTGCCTGGGAAGCTGCTAGGGTGGAGATTCACAACAGACTGTCCTCCAGCAACCTGTTAAATGACCATAATGCCACCAGCTCATGCCTACCTATACAATTACCCACAAACAATTCTGTTAATCAACCCCAAAGTGACAGTGATCAGACCAGCCCTGTGGCCCAAATTTATAAACCATTTTTTCCTCTCCTGAAGAGAAAGGTTTCATTGGAGGACAGGCACCTGTCCTCTTGCCAATGTCACTGTGCTATGGGTATTACCGCAAACCCTGAAGCTGGAGAAAGTAGTGAGGATGGTTTAGAAGACTACAGGGTCAAGAGGACAcgaagaaggaggaaaaataaGCGTGTGGTTACAGAGGGGAAGGTCTTGAAAGTGTGCAGTGGGGAAATGCAATCCTTATCTGAACCT cgGGACTATGGCAGGAAGCTACTGAATTATCTGTTGAAATGCCAGAGGCAAAGTATCTCCGAAATGCCGAGTGATGAGACTCTAAATGCAGACACACCAGACTCTGTGACTCCAGACATTTCGAAATCTGGGGACTTGACTCCTGATGCATTTACAACCGATGTAGAAGGCCGCAATACTGGCCATCATGTTCTGAATGCTGCTTCAGATCAGCATCTAAAATCCAAACTGAGAGAACTGGCCAGTCAAGTCAGTAATAGAGTAGAAGAGCCTGCAGATGACAGACATGAAGGGAGAGAGAATGGAAAGAATAATAGAATAAGGGAAGCCATGTGTAATATGGAGATAGATGTAGACCAGGAAGAGATTAAGGGATGTGAAGATGAAATAGCAGACAACAGACTACCAGATGTAGAAGACAATGagataaagaacaaaacattgAGCGATTTAGAAAACCTGAGCACAAATATGAATGATAATTTGCACAATGAAGTATTGCAAAAGACATTGGAAAAGCACACTTCAGTTGAATTAAATAGCACTAATATCACAGACTCAGAGGAGAAGATTAATAATAGtgaagacaaagaaaatgatatGACTGAGAGACTCCAGGTTGAGAGGAACGTTGAGCAGGGACTAAAAGACGGTTCGGAGAACCGAGGAAGAGATTATAGTGAGTCTgaaactataaaaaaacaacacagtgtaaAGAATGAGGCACATATAGAAACAGAGGCCCAAAGTCTTTTGGAGATAGACAGTCAAAGAGAGACACCTGTGGAGAGCTGTGAAGAAGGTGAAAACACAGAAAGTCAAGAGAGCAGGAAGCTGAAAAAAGACGGTGAACATGCCGCTGAAATTGAAAAAGACAGTGTAGAGATTGTAGAAAGTATAAAAAGAATcaacacagagaaacagagactaACATACACTCAGGATAATGATTTTGTTGAGGCAGGAGATGACTTGGCATATGagataatgattaaaaatgtagaTAAGGGTTTGAATATTATGGAAGAGGAAACAAAAGAACATATGTGCAGTACAGCATACAACATATGTGACTGTACTGAAGAATTGACAAAGGAGAAAATTGTGGAAACACAGTATGAACAAAATCAGATGACATCAGATAATGTAACAGGATTTTGTAATGAGAGAATGAACAGGGATGAAGAAACACAAGTGAGTGATATGGAAAATCAGAGCAGAGAAAGCTTAGTTGAGAAATCAGATGAACATAGTTGTGTAGCAGAAGCAGATCCATGTAATGACCACACACTCAAAGATGTTCTGGGCTGCACTCCTTCTAGCCAAGAAGAGTTTCTCACACCAGAGGAAATCTGCAAG GATGTGCGCTTAGAAAAAGACCTTCAGTGTGTCTTCACTCTGTTACAACAG aaGTATTCAGCTGCATCTCTGCGCAGCATCACCACCGAGGTACTGAAGGTCCTCAATGCCACTGAAGATCTTATCCAGGGTGCCATGGGTCTCAGCCCTTCAGAGTCCTGCGATCGACCTGTTCTGCCTCCCCTTCAGAGCAAGAGAATAGATGAGCAGCTTTGCAGACTAGAGGAAAAT GTATATGTGGCTGCTAGTGCTGTTTTTGGACTGGAGGCCGAGCTAGGAGATCTGGAAATGTGTGCACGCAGCATCAGCGGAGAAACTACAGAGGAAGAACTATCTCAGCTGGAGGAACAGGTAGCCTCAGCTGCCGCTCAAGTACAACAGTCTGAGCTCCAG